The Paenibacillus mucilaginosus 3016 genome includes the window CAGCTCTCTGCAGGGGCCTCCCAGTGCACACCGGCAGCTGGATCGAGGTTCCGCCAAGTCTGGGATGGCATCAGGACCGTACCCTCCTCACCGACGACCTCGAGCAGCGACCGGATCAGCGTCTCGGCCCCTCCGACCACGTACCCAAGCCGGCTGAGCGACGCATGGACTATCACTGCGTGACCTTTCCCCAAGCCGCACTGCCTCCATCCCTCAGCCAGGTCTGCTTGCGTCAGTACCGCTTTCTTTTCAACCGAATCTCCCATGTACTGCAGCCTCCTTCATTCGTTGTGCTCCGCCAAAAGAAATAACCCCGCTGATATCAGCGGGGTTGTCACCGGATGGTTCCGGGGAAGCATTGCCCTTTGATTTACCTCTTCTGATTCCGGATTATACCAGCAGGTACGGTCGATACGCAATCCCCCTGGAGGAGGAAAATAGTCTCGATACGGATGATTTCCCCAAGGCTTGCGAAAAAAATGGGATTGCGCCCTCAGGAAGATTATGCTATTTTTGTTCTCGTGGAAACCGGTTTCCCGAAAATTTCATACCCTTGGGGGGCTCATACGATGAGTTTGAATTGTTCACGCAAGGTGTGGTTCCGTAGTGCCACGGCCGTTCTTCTCGCATGCTCGCTGTCCGGCTGCAGTCTGAACGGCAGCGGCTCCTCCGGCGGTCATACCGCCGGCACCCCTGTCCCGGAGCAAACCGGGCCGCATAGCGCGGGGCCTGCCGAAGCGGCAGACCTCATCCCTGAAGCGGGGGCATCGCTGACGATCTGGGAAGAGAAGTCGGAATTCGACTTCCTGCAGCCGGCACTGAATGCGTTTGAAGCGAAGTTCGGTGTCCCCGTTACCGTGGAGGAAGTCCCCTCGCCCGACCAGGCCAACAAGCTGGCCAACGACGGTCCGGCCAACCTGGCGGCTGATGTTGTGCTGCTGCCGCATGACCGGCTGGGCGATGTGGCCAGCGCCAACCTGGTTCTTCCCAATGATGTGCTTGAAGAGAGAACCCGTCAGACGAAGCTTGATACTGCCGTGAAAGCGGTTACCTTCGATGGCATCCTCTACGGCTACCCCAAATCCATAGAGACGTACGCGCTTTACTACAACAAAGATCTTGTGAAGCAGGCCCCCCCGCACCTGGGAGGAGATTGCCGAGTTCGCACGCACATTCAATGACCCCTCCACGAATCGGTACGCCGTCATGTGGGAGAACAAGAGCTTGTATTATAACTATCCCTTCATCACTGCCCTCGGCGGATACGTCTACGGCAAGAGCGGTACAGATCCTACTGACATCGGCTTGAATCATCCGAAGGCCGTAGAGGGCATGACCTACTTCCAGAGCCTGAAGTCCATCCTGCCGGTACCAGACGGCCGATGTCACCTATGACGTGAAGACACAGCTGTTCCAGCAGGGCAAGCTGGCCTTCAACATCGACGGCCCCTGGTCCGTCGGGAGC containing:
- a CDS encoding sugar ABC transporter substrate-binding protein → MSLNCSRKVWFRSATAVLLACSLSGCSLNGSGSSGGHTAGTPVPEQTGPHSAGPAEAADLIPEAGASLTIWEEKSEFDFLQPALNAFEAKFGVPVTVEEVPSPDQANKLANDGPANLAADVVLLPHDRLGDVASANLVLPNDVLEERTRQTKLDTAVKAVTFDGILYGYPKSIETYALYYNKDLVKQAPPHLGGDCRVRTHIQ